A segment of the Streptomyces sp. L2 genome:
ACGATCGCGCCCGCCTGCAGGGTGCCCCGGATCGCGAACCAGCCGCCGAGGCCGTAGACGAGGGCCAGGGCGAGCGCGGAGACGAGGGTGAGCGCGGTGATGAACACCGACTGCGCGGTCGCCGTACGCACGCCGATGTCACGCACCATGCGGGCGCGGGCGGCGAACTCCACCGACTCCTCGTCCGGCCGCCCGAACAGCTTCACCAGCGTGGCGCCGGGGGCGGAGAAGCGCTCGGTCATGCGGGTGCCCATGGCCGCGTTCAGCGCGGCGGCCTCCCGCTGCATCCGGGCCATCCGGCTGCCCATGCGGCGGGCGGGCAGCACGAACACCGGCAGCAGGACCAGGGCGAGCAGGGTGATCTGCCAGGACAGGGTGAGCATGACGGCGAGGGTGAGCAGCAGGGTCACCAGGTTGGTGACCACGCCGGACAGCGTGTTGGCGAACGCCCGCTGGGCGCCGATCACGTCGTTGTTGAGACGGCTGACGAGCGCTCCCGTACGGGTACGTGTGAAGAACGCGACCGGCATGCGCTGCACATGATCGAACACAGCCGTTCTGAGGTCGAGGATGAGTCCCTCCCCGAGCGTCGCCGACAGCCGCCGCCCGAGGATGCCGAGCGCCGCCTCGGCGAGCGCGACGACCGCGATCAGCAGGGCGAGCCGGACGACCCGGCCGGAGTCGTGGCCCGCCACGATCGTGTCGACGACGCGGCCGGCCAGCACGGGGGTGGCCACGGCGAGCAGTGCGGTGAGCACCCCGAGCAGCACGAAACGGGCGATGCCCGCGCGGTGCGGGCGGGCGAAGGCGGCGATGCGGCGTAGCGTCGCGCGGGCGAAGGGGCGGCGTTCCGCCTGCGCGGTCATCACGCTGTGCAGCTGCGTCCAGGCGGTGGTCTCCATGCTCATGGGGAGACGGTAGGACGCGGGACGCCGTCCGGGTCAAGCTTCGCAGGGGTTTCACCTGGGCCGAGGGTGCTGTCCGACCCTGGGGGCGCCGGTGCGGGTGGGGGGCCGCTGAGGCAGAGTGATCCTCCCAGCCGAGGCGGCCCGGTGTGCCCGGCCGCCGCCCGAGGAAGGAGTCAGCCGTCGTGCCGGTGCGTACCGAACGCGGGGACCATGTCACCACCGTCATCCTGTCGCGGCCCGAGGCCCGCAACGCGGTCGACGGCCCGACGGCCGCCGAACTGGCCGCCGCCTTCCGGGAGTTCGAGGCCGACGACGACGCCCGGGTGGCCGTGCTGTGGGGCGAGGGCGGCACGTTCTGCGCGGGCGCGGACCTGAAGGCGATCGGCACCGGGCGGGGCAACCGGGTGGCCGCGGAGGGCGACGGGCCGATGGGGCCGACCCGGATGCGGCTGTCCAAGCCGGTGATCGCCGCCGTGGCCGGGCACGCGGTCGCGGGCGGCCTGGAGCTGGCCCTGTGGTGCGATCTGCGGGTCGCCGAGGAGGACGCGGTGTTCGGGGTGTTCTGCCGCCGCTGGGGGGTGCCGCTCATCGACGGCGGCACGGTACGGCTGCCCCGGCTCATCGGCACCAGCCGGGCCATGGACATGATCCTGACGGGGCGTCCCGTGCCGGCGCGTGAGGCGTACGACATCGGTCTGGCCAACCGGCTCGTGCCCCCGGGCCGTTCCCGGCAGGAGGCGGAGGAACTCGCGGCGTCGCTGGCCCGCTTCCCGCAGGCCTGCCTGCGCAGCGACCGGGCCTCCGTGCTGGACCAGGAGGGCCTGGACGAGGAGACGGCCGTACGGCGTGAACTGGCCCACGGTGAGGCGGTGTTGGCGGAGAGCCTCAAGGGGGCGGCGAGGTTCGCCGCGGGCGCGGGACGGCACGGGTCCACGGCGGACTTCTGACCGGCGCCGACCGCACGGACCGGGTGCGAACGACCCTGCCGGATGAGGCAGGATGAGCGTCCGCGCCGATCACCGCAGTCCGGGTGACCGGCGCGAACGCTTCCCGAACCCCGGACAGGTGACCCACGTGACGAGACTTCGCTTCCGGCCCCGAGTTGCGGCCTCGCGCCCGGGAGGTGCCCGGTGAACCGCGCACCGACCCTGGACGACTTCGTCCTCGCCGGAATCGCCCTGGCGGCGGGCCTGTTGCTGGCGTTCGTCGCCCGCGCGGTGCTGCGCTGGCTCGCCGGTCACGCCGAGCGGACGCGGTGGAGCGGCGACGACGTCATCGTGGACGCCCTGCGCACGGTCGTGCCGTGGGCGTCGGTGGCGGGCGGAGCGGCCTCCGCCGCCGC
Coding sequences within it:
- a CDS encoding crotonase/enoyl-CoA hydratase family protein, with product MPVRTERGDHVTTVILSRPEARNAVDGPTAAELAAAFREFEADDDARVAVLWGEGGTFCAGADLKAIGTGRGNRVAAEGDGPMGPTRMRLSKPVIAAVAGHAVAGGLELALWCDLRVAEEDAVFGVFCRRWGVPLIDGGTVRLPRLIGTSRAMDMILTGRPVPAREAYDIGLANRLVPPGRSRQEAEELAASLARFPQACLRSDRASVLDQEGLDEETAVRRELAHGEAVLAESLKGAARFAAGAGRHGSTADF